In one window of Frigoriglobus tundricola DNA:
- a CDS encoding reverse transcriptase domain-containing protein — protein sequence MYEFLSRGAIVSDDPRAVIWHRGKYAELLTRHHDDVKRVLPNGLRGLRSLAPYLLERIADASTLRVAWDDLARRGGPAPGPNGRCYTDYSSAEVWGLCRCLAQALRAGKYGPGPEQLAWIEKSSGNGTRPLVLQNIQDRVVQRGIYLILNRLLDSLFGSHSLGFRENRGPLHALALAEHLTCVQKRFVWLTADIKDAFQHVPLSRLLQVVEKLLPDTRLLDLLERVLPGYELPGLRQGGSLSPLMLNLYLHWHCDHAWQRDHPGTPLIRFADDLLGLCRTPEEAANARVRLEHYLVPAGFTLKPAQKPISALEAGGTADWLGFAISKPGRGLAAGITARAWKSLEQQLALAHSKANAQSRAIEITKQWLIQRSPCYRWSDRDEVCEMVVTLAKKYAFAEVPASGKLKRYWKGAADRCRSARCCRWGSRPGSPARH from the coding sequence ATGTACGAGTTTCTCAGCCGCGGTGCTATCGTTTCCGATGATCCCAGGGCCGTCATTTGGCACCGCGGGAAGTACGCCGAGCTACTGACCCGGCATCACGACGACGTCAAACGTGTCCTGCCCAACGGACTCCGCGGTCTGCGATCACTTGCACCCTATTTGCTGGAACGCATCGCCGATGCGAGCACCCTGCGGGTGGCCTGGGACGATCTCGCTCGCCGGGGTGGGCCGGCCCCCGGTCCCAACGGCCGGTGCTACACCGACTACTCTTCCGCCGAAGTGTGGGGGCTCTGCCGTTGTCTCGCCCAGGCGCTTCGAGCAGGTAAGTATGGTCCCGGTCCTGAGCAACTCGCGTGGATCGAGAAAAGCTCCGGGAACGGGACGCGCCCCCTGGTACTCCAGAACATTCAGGACCGGGTCGTCCAGCGGGGGATCTACCTGATCCTGAACCGGCTCCTCGACTCGCTGTTCGGTTCCCACTCGCTGGGCTTCCGTGAAAACCGCGGCCCCCTGCACGCCCTGGCACTCGCGGAGCACCTGACCTGCGTCCAGAAGCGGTTCGTCTGGCTGACCGCGGACATCAAGGACGCGTTCCAGCACGTCCCCCTGAGTCGCCTGTTGCAGGTCGTTGAAAAGCTGCTCCCCGATACTCGCCTGCTCGACCTCCTCGAACGCGTCCTGCCCGGCTACGAGTTGCCAGGGCTGCGGCAGGGCGGTTCGCTGTCGCCGCTGATGCTGAACCTGTACTTGCACTGGCACTGCGACCACGCCTGGCAGCGGGATCATCCCGGTACGCCACTTATCCGATTTGCCGACGATCTCCTCGGACTGTGTCGAACGCCAGAAGAGGCGGCAAACGCGCGCGTCAGGCTGGAACACTATCTCGTTCCCGCCGGCTTCACGCTCAAGCCGGCCCAGAAACCGATCAGCGCACTCGAGGCTGGCGGGACGGCCGACTGGCTCGGCTTTGCAATCTCGAAGCCCGGTCGCGGCCTTGCCGCCGGTATCACTGCGCGAGCATGGAAGTCGCTTGAGCAGCAGTTGGCCCTCGCTCACAGCAAGGCCAACGCTCAGTCGCGGGCGATCGAGATCACCAAGCAATGGTTGATCCAGAGGTCGCCGTGTTACCGCTGGTCGGACCGGGACGAAGTCTGCGAGATGGTGGTCACACTCGCCAAGAAGTACGCGTTCGCGGAGGTGCCCGCCTCCGGCAAACTGAAGCGGTACTGGAAGGGTGCCGCCGACCGGTGCCGTAGCGCGCGTTGCTGTCGGTGGGGGAGCCGACCAGGGTCGCCAGCCCGGCACTGA
- a CDS encoding LysR family transcriptional regulator: MARKTSKSRVYKDSTAQQLRSFWETARLGSFAAAAEQLGLSNPTVWQQVRSLEQEFGEPLLEAHGRGCRLTPAGKILAEMVGPLVDDLATLRRRFEESRSRRQVRLVVTTTPRILVEDMPPCIQQYREAHPDVSLTLREKWIGDVHTQVETGDADIGIVMTRSSDMATSWKESDWLEYKPLYELKVVLITPRDHPLAKQRRIRVEDLAAYPLVNAPNSFPGLNAMAALEEAGLLGKQVQLVEAFFTHSMRRCVSMGLGIGLVESLATDPDPTLHERVMPPEFGRPVVYRLSLKGRPLPPHAAAFEEIVMANLAKAKSNSHDGT; the protein is encoded by the coding sequence ATGGCCCGCAAGACATCCAAGTCTCGTGTGTACAAGGATTCCACCGCACAGCAGCTTCGCAGCTTCTGGGAGACGGCCAGACTCGGCAGCTTTGCCGCCGCGGCCGAGCAACTCGGGTTGTCCAACCCGACGGTTTGGCAGCAGGTGCGTTCTCTGGAACAGGAGTTCGGCGAGCCCCTGCTGGAAGCCCACGGGCGCGGGTGCCGTTTGACTCCGGCGGGCAAAATCCTGGCCGAGATGGTCGGCCCCCTCGTCGACGACCTGGCAACTCTAAGGCGAAGATTTGAAGAAAGTCGATCCCGCCGCCAGGTGCGGTTGGTCGTGACGACCACCCCGCGGATTCTCGTTGAGGACATGCCCCCCTGCATTCAGCAATATCGCGAGGCCCACCCCGACGTGTCGCTCACCCTCCGCGAGAAGTGGATCGGTGATGTCCACACCCAGGTGGAAACCGGGGACGCGGACATCGGCATCGTGATGACACGAAGCTCGGACATGGCCACGTCCTGGAAGGAGAGCGACTGGCTGGAGTACAAGCCCCTCTACGAACTGAAGGTGGTACTCATCACCCCGCGCGACCACCCGCTGGCCAAGCAGCGCCGCATCCGGGTCGAAGACCTGGCCGCCTATCCCCTGGTGAACGCCCCGAACAGTTTCCCCGGCCTCAACGCGATGGCCGCGCTGGAGGAAGCCGGCCTGTTGGGGAAGCAGGTACAACTGGTCGAGGCTTTTTTCACCCACAGTATGCGACGGTGTGTCAGCATGGGACTGGGCATTGGACTCGTCGAGAGCCTGGCCACGGACCCCGATCCGACGTTACACGAACGGGTCATGCCGCCGGAATTCGGTCGTCCGGTTGTTTATCGCTTGAGCCTCAAAGGCCGGCCGCTTCCTCCTCACGCCGCCGCGTTTGAGGAGATCGTCATGGCCAATCTGGCCAAGGCGAAAAGTAACTCACACGACGGTACCTGA
- a CDS encoding peroxiredoxin family protein yields the protein MNEDRPLATTRRTGPLRSSHPALRALAVCTLAAVGSGCARSESSPLPAPEPAPNVAAEAADYLRAQNADPLSGDLHALLTDPAKKSVPSEAHALRNQPAPTFALTGADDKRVELEGLLARGPVVLVFYYGYSCDHCVAQLFGIDKDLRYFTELGATVVAVSPDAPERTRTRYAEYGKFDFPVLSDPDRAVAGKYGVFRPAAGEFPKWQAHGTFVIGRDRTVRWVNTGTEPFTDNVTLLRELAASDGRLPLAPAKGGTP from the coding sequence GTGAACGAGGATAGACCCCTTGCAACCACGCGCCGGACCGGGCCGCTCCGGTCGTCGCACCCGGCTCTCCGCGCGCTCGCGGTCTGCACCCTGGCCGCCGTCGGGAGCGGGTGCGCGCGATCCGAGTCGTCACCCCTGCCCGCGCCGGAACCGGCCCCGAACGTCGCGGCGGAGGCCGCTGACTACCTGCGCGCGCAGAACGCGGACCCGCTTTCCGGCGACCTCCACGCGCTCCTCACCGACCCGGCAAAGAAGTCGGTGCCGTCCGAGGCGCACGCGCTGCGGAACCAACCGGCCCCGACGTTCGCGCTGACCGGAGCGGACGACAAGCGGGTCGAACTGGAGGGCCTGCTCGCACGCGGTCCGGTGGTGCTGGTGTTCTACTACGGGTACTCGTGCGACCACTGCGTCGCCCAACTGTTCGGCATCGACAAGGACTTGCGGTACTTCACCGAACTCGGCGCAACCGTGGTCGCGGTCAGCCCGGACGCGCCCGAACGAACCCGCACGCGGTACGCCGAGTACGGCAAGTTCGATTTCCCCGTCCTGAGCGATCCGGACCGTGCGGTTGCAGGTAAGTATGGTGTGTTCCGCCCGGCTGCCGGTGAATTCCCGAAGTGGCAGGCCCACGGCACGTTCGTGATCGGCCGCGACCGGACCGTCCGGTGGGTGAACACCGGCACCGAACCGTTCACCGACAACGTGACGCTGCTCCGCGAACTGGCCGCGAGCGACGGCCGTCTGCCCCTCGCACCGGCGAAAGGGGGCACGCCGTGA
- a CDS encoding cupredoxin domain-containing protein: MHTAKPQDYFPDRRGALRELALAASLGALLTHEVLWPDRIALAADPKAPAGDWGTVKGRIVWDDSAKLPEAREVDFEKASADDRKFFTSKGKVYHEDWVIDPKSKALQHVFVWLRPDSTDRTPDPLPVHADLKEVKATEVVMDQEPMGYRPHAMALRAGQTLIVKNSSPIFHSLVWASDNNGDGNRAMPKDAEIKFEKLKAERIPVPFSCAPHPWEKAYLRVFDHPYFALTGPDGTFEIKLAPAGKVRVVVWQETLGLKGGAAGRFGQPITVEAGATLDLGDLKVKPAT; this comes from the coding sequence ATGCATACCGCGAAACCGCAGGACTACTTCCCCGACCGGCGGGGGGCGCTCCGCGAACTGGCTCTGGCCGCGTCGCTCGGCGCGCTGCTCACCCACGAAGTCCTCTGGCCCGACCGGATCGCACTCGCCGCCGACCCGAAGGCGCCGGCCGGCGACTGGGGCACCGTCAAGGGCCGGATCGTCTGGGACGACTCCGCCAAGCTCCCAGAAGCGCGGGAGGTGGACTTCGAGAAGGCCAGCGCCGACGACCGCAAGTTCTTCACCTCGAAGGGCAAGGTCTACCACGAGGACTGGGTAATCGACCCCAAATCGAAAGCCCTGCAACACGTCTTCGTCTGGCTCCGCCCGGACTCCACGGACCGGACCCCGGACCCGCTCCCGGTCCACGCCGACCTCAAGGAGGTGAAGGCGACCGAGGTGGTGATGGACCAGGAGCCGATGGGCTACCGGCCGCACGCGATGGCCCTCCGCGCCGGGCAGACGCTGATCGTCAAGAACTCGTCCCCGATCTTCCACTCGCTGGTGTGGGCCAGCGACAACAACGGGGACGGGAACCGTGCGATGCCGAAGGACGCGGAAATCAAGTTCGAGAAGCTCAAAGCGGAGCGCATCCCGGTGCCGTTCTCGTGCGCTCCGCACCCGTGGGAAAAGGCCTACCTGCGGGTGTTCGACCACCCGTATTTCGCGCTCACCGGTCCGGACGGGACGTTCGAGATCAAACTGGCCCCGGCCGGGAAGGTGCGGGTCGTCGTGTGGCAGGAGACGCTGGGCCTGAAGGGCGGCGCGGCGGGGCGGTTCGGCCAGCCGATCACGGTCGAGGCGGGCGCGACGCTCGACCTCGGCGACCTCAAAGTGAAGCCGGCCACCTGA
- a CDS encoding DJ-1/PfpI family protein, giving the protein MTRRDAMKLLGTTVAVTTATTGSAPAAAADKDKPGEVWMVVYPKFTALDLVGPHHVFSLLERYKVRLVWKDTKEVVSDTGIPVRPTTAFADCPGDPAVLFVPGGTEGTLAAMEDKEVREFLAGRGARAKFVTSVCTGSLVLGAAGLLKGYKATTHWLTLDTLKQFGAEPVAARVVEDRNRVTGAGVTAGIDFALALAAKLKDESYAKAVQLMMEYDPQPPFKSGNPKVADADTVKMLRAMTAPFQTKLDAAIQRLPK; this is encoded by the coding sequence ATGACTCGACGTGACGCGATGAAACTGCTCGGCACGACGGTCGCGGTGACCACGGCCACCACCGGTTCGGCCCCCGCAGCAGCGGCCGACAAGGACAAGCCGGGCGAGGTGTGGATGGTCGTCTACCCGAAGTTCACGGCCCTCGATCTGGTCGGCCCGCACCACGTCTTCTCGCTCCTGGAGAGGTATAAGGTGCGGCTCGTTTGGAAGGACACGAAGGAGGTCGTGTCCGACACCGGCATCCCGGTGCGCCCGACGACCGCGTTCGCGGACTGTCCCGGAGACCCGGCCGTGCTGTTCGTGCCCGGCGGGACCGAGGGCACACTGGCCGCGATGGAGGACAAGGAGGTCCGCGAGTTCCTCGCCGGTCGCGGGGCGAGAGCGAAGTTCGTGACCAGCGTCTGCACCGGCTCGCTGGTGCTGGGCGCGGCCGGTCTGCTCAAGGGCTACAAGGCGACCACGCACTGGCTGACGCTCGACACGCTGAAGCAGTTCGGGGCCGAACCGGTGGCCGCGCGGGTGGTAGAGGACCGCAACCGGGTCACCGGAGCCGGGGTCACCGCCGGCATCGACTTTGCCCTGGCGCTCGCGGCCAAGCTCAAGGACGAGAGCTACGCGAAGGCCGTGCAACTGATGATGGAGTACGACCCGCAGCCGCCGTTCAAGAGCGGCAACCCGAAGGTCGCCGACGCGGACACCGTGAAGATGCTCCGCGCCATGACGGCCCCGTTCCAAACCAAACTGGACGCCGCCATCCAGCGGCTCCCCAAGTAA